One Schistocerca cancellata isolate TAMUIC-IGC-003103 chromosome 1, iqSchCanc2.1, whole genome shotgun sequence genomic region harbors:
- the LOC126176479 gene encoding uncharacterized protein LOC126176479 — protein MMQLSQYSDKNLLCTVYHGLFKPYLQYGVTVWGNSNKQETKRVFRLQKKAIRTILRRKTSETCRNCFKNLDILTFSSLYIYKTIMYITKGSEDWITNASVHTHNTRKKNEVRSIPHRLAGLEKGPQYSGIRLLRSLPKTLQDSVLHNDFPKKLKDYLIGKEFYSVAEYLCH, from the coding sequence atgatgcagctatcacagtattcagacaagaaccttctgtgtacagtgtatcatggacttttcaaaccatacttacagtatggagtgactgtgtggggaaactcaaacaaacaagagacaaaacgagtgttcagattacaaaaaaaagcaattaggaccattttaagaagaaagacctctgaaacatgcagaaactgtttcaagaatttagatatcttaactttttcatcattgtatatatacaaaacaataatgtacatcacaaaaggtagtgaggactggattacaaatgctagtgtacacacccacaatacaagaaagaagaatgaagtacggagcataccccaccgactggcagggctagaaaaaggaccccaatactctggtatcagactactaagaagtctgcccaaaaccctgcaagatagtgtacttcacaatgactttccaaagaaacttaaagactatctcattggaaaagagttttacagtgttgcagaatacttatgccattaa